The DNA segment AGATAACATGCAAATTTCAGAACGCGGAAAGGCTATGCCTTCGTCTCCCATTCGTAAGTTGGTTCCATTTGCTGAGGCGGCAAAACGATTAGGAAAAAAGGTTTACCATTTGAATATTGGTCAGCCTGATATTGAAACACCGAAGGTAGTTAGGGATGCTATTCACCAATTGGACTTAAGGGTGTTGGAGTATTCACATTCGGCGGGAAATGAGAGTTATCGGAGGAAGCTTTCAGATTATTACAAGAGTGTGGGCATTTATGTGGAATATGATGAGATAATGGTAACAGCCGGGGGAAGTGAAGCCTTGTTATTCGCCATGATGACCTGTTTAAATCCGGGCGATGAGGTAATTTCACCGGAGCCATTTTATGCCAATTACAATGGTTTTGCTCAAACGGCAGGTGTAGTGATTAAGCCGGTTACGGCATCGATAGAGACCGGGTTTGCACTACCTCCCGTGGCAGAAATTGAACGTGCCATTGGACCTAAGACCAGGGCTATTATTATTTGTAATCCTAACAATCCAACCGGATATTTATACAAGAAGGAAGAGTTATTGGCATTGGAGGAGGTAGTAAGGAAGCATTCGTTGTATTTGTTTAGCGATGAGGTTTACCGGGAGTTTTGTTATGATGGGAATGAACCTTTTTCGGCCATGAATTTAAGTTCGATCCGGGATCAGGTAGTGATGATTGATAGTGTTTCTAAGCGATACAGCATGTGTGGCGCAAGGATAGGAACCTTGATTACCCATAATCGGGCGGTTTATAATACGGCAATGAAATATGCCCAGGCAAGGTTAAGTCCTCCGTCCTTGGGTCAGGTTGCTGCCGAAGCTGCGATTCAAACACCGGATGCCTATTTTAAGGAGGTTTCAGACGAATATGTTAAGCGACGTAATTTGGTTGTAGACCGTATTAATCAAATTCCGGGAGCTTTATGTCCTACTCCGGGAGGCGCGTTTTATGCCATTGCCAGGTTGCCGATTGATGATAGTGATAGGTTTTGCCAATGGTTGCTTGAAGAATTTTCGTACAACAATTCCACGGTGATGTTGGCTCCTGCCACCGGTTTTTATGCCACTGCGGGTTTAGGGAAGAATGAGGTTAGGATAGGGTATGTGCTGAATTTGGATGATTTATCGGGTGCCATGGATTGTTTAGAGAAAGCCGTAGAGGTTTATCCGGGCAGGGTATAGTCCTTTTTTGTACAAGCTAAAAAAACAGTCAGAATGAATTGCTGGGTTTACCCCTCCCGAAGCATTTTGGGAAGAAGTTGTTATCAATTTGGACAAACAAATTGATTTACAAATTCTTAACTCGTAGATGCATTTCTTATACGTAATCTGGGTTTAACCTAAATTCATGTTATGCGGGCCCCCTCCGCCCAAAACAAATTTTTGCTAAACCCCAAACAACCTGCACGGGCGTTCGGGTCACGCTATCGTCTGTAGTCCAAGCCGCCCCCCGCTATTGCCTTTTGGGCTTGGAGCTACTTGCCTCTATCGTTGCCCGAGGGTGCAATCCCTAAGGATACCACACTTATACACTATTTTCAAGAAAATAAAAGCATAGAATTGAACTACACAGAATGTCTGTTCAGTATTAAATCCTTGTACCCAAACTTCAGGACAGGCAATTCTTTTGAATTAAGTCCCAATGTTCCTGGCACATCTTTTCTAGTGAAAAGAAGTTTTGAATTCTATTATGGTTTTTCGAACCAATTTCCTGAATGAGGCTAGGGTTAAGGGCAAATTTTAAGATGTTTTTTGCCAGACCTTCTGCATCTTTAGGTTCAGACAAAAATTCTGCATTTTCGGCACCAACAGCTTCAAAGATTCCGGGAATATTCGTACCAACCACCGGAATTTTAAGGTTCATTGCTTCTAAAAGGGAGTTTGGCAAACCTTCGGTATTAGAGCTTAGGATATGAATATCGGAGGCCAGGTTCAATCCTGAAATGTCTTTAACATTACCCAGGAATTTGACATTACCGTATATACCCAATTCAATAGCCAGGCTAATGAGTTCCTGGGTGGCATTTCCCAGCATGCCGGCCAAAAGAAGGCAAGGGTTAATGTTGCTTTTTTGGAGAGTTTCTACAACAATTTTCCATGCCAAAAGCAGGGTATGGTGGTCTTTACGGAGCGCGATATGAGCAACCATGAGTGCCACAAAGTCATGGTTGCCGATTCCTAATTTTGATCTCCATTCTTCCTTAGAAAAAATTGGATCAATCTTTTCGGGACCATTGTAAACTACTTTTATTTTTTCTGTTGGAACGTGGAGGGTTTTATTTAGGAAATCTCCTCCATTTTTGGAATTGGAGATAAAGACAGGGGTATTTTCAAGGGCAATTTTATCAGCTTTTTTATCGAAGGCGTACCCTCCGGCTTCGATTCCTTGTTGGCCCCAGATAAAATACTTTGCTCCGGTTTTTTTCCAAATTAGACCTAGCAACAGATTAGGTTGGTTAGTATACCCAAGAAGCAGATCTGGTTTAAACTCTTTGAACAATTTAGCATATTCCCAAATTTGTTTTGGGTACAAGTATCTGGCTAATCCTCTAAAATAACCAATTTCTTTGGTTTTTAGATTGTAACGGTCGCAAACAATCTTAGCAGAGCCATCCCCAGGCATAAAGTGCCAGATTTCAACCTTACATTTTTTTTCGTTTTGAAGCCAGGCCCCAAAGAGTAATGCTTGTTTTTCGGCACCACCAAGACTGAGTGCATCAAGTAGAATAATGGTTCGGAGAGACATTTAATGTAATAATTAGTTTTTCCTAAAAAGGGCAATAAGCAATCTGAGCGGTAATAAAATATTTTTACCAAGTTTGAATTCTCTTGATCGTTGAATATCCACAAGTTGGGAGGTTTTCAGTTTAAACTCATCCAGTAATAATTTCCAGTGTTTTTTGTAGATATATTCCAGAATTGGATCCAGGTTTTTATTGGCAACCTGAAATGTTCTGGAATTTTCAAGAACCCGGATATGTAAGAAAGTTTTTTCAAATTTTTTAAAGGAGTAGTTTAGTTCTGCAAAGGAAAGCCAAAGTTCCCAATCTTCCAGTCCTAGTTTACTGAGGTATTCATCGTATAGTCCTGCTGTTTCAAGAGCCGACTTTCTGATTACACTTGTTACGAACAAAGGATTGTAGGTTAGAAAGTTGAATTTTTCAAAATTTGGAATAGAAAGAAACTCGTTCGATGCTCCAAATTTGCTACCGTTTCCATAAACTACCTGATAGTTTAAATTGGATTCAAGAAATTGTACTGCATCGGTAAGAAAAGGATCTCCCAGTTTATCATCACCATCCAATGGAAGGATATATTTTCCGTTGGATGCAGCAATTCCGATATTTCTGGCTATGCTAGGACCGGAATTAAGCTTTGTTTTAAGAAACTGAATAGTAAGCGAGCTTTGGTTTAAAACGGCCTTAGAAGCTTCTTCGGAGGTAGAGCAATCGTCAATAATAATAATTTCCAGATTTTTATAATTCTGATTTTTTATGGAATTTATGGTTTCATTGATAAAGGATCCATGGTTAAAGTAAGGGATTATGATAGAAACCAGGGGTAAGTTAGTAGCATCTGTCATAGCCGATTATTTTGATAGGACCTTACACCAAGATTGCTCAAAAACCTCTTTAATGAAGTGGGTTTTTGCATAGTTATAGCTTGCCATACTCAATTGGTTAAACAATTCTGGAGCGTTGGCAATTTTAGTGATTGTTTGAACGAATTCTGTAATAATTTCATCTTCATTTTGCGAATTAATCAAGTATCCGTTTATCTCATGTTGGATATGGTCACTAATTCCTCCAACATTAGTTGAGATGCAAACGGCAGAATGTGCCATTGCTTCCATAATTACCATAGGCATTCCTTCCCTGGAGGAACAAAGAATGAG comes from the Bacteroidia bacterium genome and includes:
- a CDS encoding pyridoxal phosphate-dependent aminotransferase, with protein sequence MQISERGKAMPSSPIRKLVPFAEAAKRLGKKVYHLNIGQPDIETPKVVRDAIHQLDLRVLEYSHSAGNESYRRKLSDYYKSVGIYVEYDEIMVTAGGSEALLFAMMTCLNPGDEVISPEPFYANYNGFAQTAGVVIKPVTASIETGFALPPVAEIERAIGPKTRAIIICNPNNPTGYLYKKEELLALEEVVRKHSLYLFSDEVYREFCYDGNEPFSAMNLSSIRDQVVMIDSVSKRYSMCGARIGTLITHNRAVYNTAMKYAQARLSPPSLGQVAAEAAIQTPDAYFKEVSDEYVKRRNLVVDRINQIPGALCPTPGGAFYAIARLPIDDSDRFCQWLLEEFSYNNSTVMLAPATGFYATAGLGKNEVRIGYVLNLDDLSGAMDCLEKAVEVYPGRV
- a CDS encoding glycosyltransferase family 4 protein, with product MSLRTIILLDALSLGGAEKQALLFGAWLQNEKKCKVEIWHFMPGDGSAKIVCDRYNLKTKEIGYFRGLARYLYPKQIWEYAKLFKEFKPDLLLGYTNQPNLLLGLIWKKTGAKYFIWGQQGIEAGGYAFDKKADKIALENTPVFISNSKNGGDFLNKTLHVPTEKIKVVYNGPEKIDPIFSKEEWRSKLGIGNHDFVALMVAHIALRKDHHTLLLAWKIVVETLQKSNINPCLLLAGMLGNATQELISLAIELGIYGNVKFLGNVKDISGLNLASDIHILSSNTEGLPNSLLEAMNLKIPVVGTNIPGIFEAVGAENAEFLSEPKDAEGLAKNILKFALNPSLIQEIGSKNHNRIQNFFSLEKMCQEHWDLIQKNCLS
- a CDS encoding glycosyltransferase family 2 protein, which codes for MTDATNLPLVSIIIPYFNHGSFINETINSIKNQNYKNLEIIIIDDCSTSEEASKAVLNQSSLTIQFLKTKLNSGPSIARNIGIAASNGKYILPLDGDDKLGDPFLTDAVQFLESNLNYQVVYGNGSKFGASNEFLSIPNFEKFNFLTYNPLFVTSVIRKSALETAGLYDEYLSKLGLEDWELWLSFAELNYSFKKFEKTFLHIRVLENSRTFQVANKNLDPILEYIYKKHWKLLLDEFKLKTSQLVDIQRSREFKLGKNILLPLRLLIALFRKN